In Biomphalaria glabrata chromosome 16, xgBioGlab47.1, whole genome shotgun sequence, the sequence TTCCACTTTACCCCCTTTTTGTGCAATGATATTTACCTGTGAggggattttcttttttgtattgcACCTGTACTCTGTCTATAATTGTGTTAGTCTATGAGACTTGGTCTAAGTTTTGTAAGTGTACCAACCTGTATGTGCCTTAAATGGgtctttacattttgtttcgCTATCAATAGTAAAACGTTTTTAGCCTGGATTTAAATCTGGATTTCAATAGCTGTAGTCCATGCGTATAAAATATATGTCCCACTAAATTAAGTCGTTTTAAAGCTCTAACGTTGGCAAACCAAAGTGTATTAGAAACGTATGCATATATAGTATGAGGGATAATGTACGATTCTTAATGTAGCCTGCTTCATTTTCTGCTTCTGACGTTACCTAAATCATTTTCTGCTTCTTGACGTTACCTAGATCATTTTCTGCTTCTTGACGTTACCTAGATCATTTTCTGCTTCTTGACGTTACCTAGATCATTTTCCGCTTCTTGACGTTCCCTAGATCATTTTCTGCTTCTTGACGTTACCTAGATCATTTTCTGCTTCTTGACGTTACCTAGATCATTTTCTGCTTCTTGACGTTACCTAGATCATTTTCTGCTTCTTGACGTTACCTagatcattttcttcttcttgacGTTACCTAGATCATTTTCTGCTTCTTGACGTTACCTAGATCATTTTCTGCTTCTTGACGTTACCTAGATCATTTTCTGCTTCTTGACGTTACCTagatcattttcttcttcttgacGTTACCTAGATCATTTTCTGTTTCTTGACGTAAACTAGATCATTTTCTGCTTTTGACGTTACCTAGATCATTTTCTTACTCTGACGTTACCTAGATCATTTTCTGTTTCTTGACGTTACCTAGATCATTTTCTGCTTCTTGACGTTACCTAGTTCATTTTCTTACTCTGACGTTACCTAGATCATTTTCTTACTCTGACGTTACCTAGATCATTTTCTGCTTCTTGACGTTACCTAGTTCATTTTCTTACTCTGACGTTACCTAGATCATTTTCAGTTTCTTGACGTTCCCTAGATCATTTTCTGTTTCTTGACGTAAACTAGATCATTTTCTGCTTTTGACGTTACCTAGATCATTTTCTTACTCTGACGTTACCTAGATCATTTTCTGCTTCTTGACGTTACCTagatcatttttttcttctgacgTTACCTAGATCATTTTCTGTTTCTTGACGTTACCTAGATCATTTTCTGTTTCTTGACGTTCCCTAGATCATTTTCTGTTTCTTGACGTTACCTAGATCATTTTCTGCTTTTGACGTTACCTAGATCATTTTCTTACTCTGACGTTACCTAGATCATTTTCCGCTTCTTGACGTTCCCTAGATCATTTTCTGCTTCTTGACGTTCCCTAGATCATTTTCTGCTTCTTGACGTTACCTagatcattttcttcttcttgacGTTACCTAGATCACTTTCTGTTTCTTGACGTAAACTAGATCATTTTCTGCTTTTGACGTTACCTAGATCATTTTCTTACTCTGACGTTACCTAGATCATTTTCTGCTTCTTGACGTTACCTAGTTCATTTTCTTACTCTGACGTTACCTAGATCATTTTCTGCTTCTTGACGTTACCTAGTTCATTTTCTTACTCTGACGTTACCTAGATCATTTTCTTACTCTGACGTTACCTAGATCATTTTCTGCTTCTTGACGTTACCTAGTTCATTTTCTGTTTCTTGACGTAAACTAGATCATTTTCTGCTTTTGACGTTACCTAGATCATTTTCTTACTCTGGCGTTACCTAGATCATTTTCTGTTTCTTGACGTTACCTAGATCATTTTCTGCTTCTTGACGTTACCTagatcatttttttcttctgacgTTACCTAGATCATTTTCTGTTTCTTGACGTTACCTAGATCATTTTCTGCTTTTGACGTTACCTAGATCATTTTCTTACTCTGACGTTACCTAGATCATTTTCCGCTTCTTGACGTTCCCTAGATCATTTTCTGCTTCTTGACGTTACCTAGATCATTTTCTTACTCTGACGTTACCTAGATCATTTTCTGCTTCTTGACGTTACCTagatcatttttttcttttgacgttACCTAGATCATTTTCTGCTTTTGACGTTACCTAGATCATTTTCTGCTTTTGACGTTACCTAGATCATTTTCTGCTTCTTGACGTTACCTAGATCATTTTCTGCTTTTGACGTTACCTAGATCATTTTCTTACTCTGACGTGACCTAGATCATTTTCTGCTTCTTGACGTTACCTagatcatttttttcttttgacgttACCTAGATCATTTTCTGCTTTTGACGTTACCTAAATCATTTTCTGCTTCTTGACGTTACCTAGATCATTTTCTGCTTTTGACGTTACCTAGATCATTTTCTGCTTTTGACGTTACCTAGATCATTGTCTTACTCTGACATTACCTAGATCATTTTCTTATTCTGACGTTACCTAGATCATTTTCTGACTTACAGCCTTGATCTATATTCTCGTCCGTGTCTATTTATTGCTCAATGGGTCAATGGGTCAGTGAGCAGAGGAGtgttaagataatttttattggtccaatcaaatgaaGATAGTTGGCAGAAAGAAAAATCTCTTtccctgccattgaaagaggttctaaacaaggcaaaaagacagggatgaatggagaaagacggttgatgAGTCTTGCtttgtgccccaacggtccaacggactaagggataggtaaaaaaaaaagttaggtaAAAGGTCTACGGAACTAAGCTCGAGAACTGTGTGAATACCTAATTAGTACTTTGGTCAATGTTTCTACACGCTTCTTATTTTTTGCTCATAATAGAtacattttacaaatcttatatcagcTCGCTCTTTATATTTCGACTGTCTGGAACAAATTCTGTTCACATTTGTCCTCCCACTTCCCACTTTCgtttcaagttgaaactttgcacaatgatTCATTTACCAactcattaattaattactggtaattgattaattttatttgatttcaaaatgaaaataaatattacagtattAGAGAAATGGCTTTAAATGTGAAGTCCTTTTTGTTATATATcctttgtttataaaaaagaattattgtttttttacattttgattgttatatttattttcactTGACTTTTATCTAACTTTGACAAACACATccattttgaagtaacgtctgtattttataagataagattagtaTTTGAACTCTGAAAGTAGACCAATGCAGCTATTGATCACTTTTacagtttcaaacttttttttttcagaaatgaaaattattacgaCCTAGCCCAAACTTCCCGTAGAGCCTGGCTTAAACCTGAGACAACCATGACTATAAACCTGAGCGCTTAAAACACGACTTAAGTGAGTGTGAGATAAGGGTCGACCATTTATGACCCTTTAACAACATGAAGGATTTGAACCCAAATACCGGATTCCCCACCAACTAGATGATCGTCTAATCGCATCCGTTACTCGACCTCATTAGCCAACGCGATGGTTTAGCCTTCTTCAGAATAGAGggccggaggccgagcccaCGAGGGTTTACTACGTGTTCCTATCACGTAAGCGTGGGTGGGCCATCCCCACTCGTATGACATTCGCTCTATCATCTAagacatatacatatatttgtATAAACTGAATCTCTAGGCAATATGTGTGAGAGAGGGGTGGCTGATATGTTTGGAAATCTGTGTACTGAAGCGATTTGCAGCGAAAGAAAGTTAcgcaccaaaaataaaaaagtttaatacaTTATATATTGCTTATAAACACACGCAAATGCACattatcaacattttaaaaaaattcatcaaCTTTAGCACAGTTATAGCCCGTGTCTTTATTAAGCTCATGATTTCAATAGACATCAAGTCAAGCTCGGATACTTCTGGTGTATGGGAATGAGAGCTGGaggataaagaaagagaagttTGGATAGGTTAGCGAATACGATTACGCATTGTCACAAAATTTAAatcgtttttttacattttaaaaaagtggaGAAGGATTGGAGAACACCTTTCTTGTgtcgtctcccccccccccccaaccaccaccttgcaaccccccccccccccaagcactGTGGTATCACCAATACCAACCTCAAGTAAAAAAGGCTAACGTGTATTTGGATCTgtataaagaaatttaaataggTTGGCACCTACGTCTGCTATTGATTCACGCCTGCTATGAAATGTATAAAGGAACACGAGTGTCGTCTGCAATATCACTTGGATCTAGCTCGCTCTGGAAGAGGCCGTTCTTCTCTGACCAAGTGGGCCTACTGGACTTAATTGTTTGGTCTTTATAGGATTTAATGATGAAGACATTCGCCTGCATCGTCGTGCTGGCTATGTGTTTTACTTGCACAATACAACACAACAGATACCCAGGTAAATCAATGAACTCAAAACACTGTGCCTCATGTACAAATTATGGACGAAAATCGCTTAATCTATACAACATTTTCTATTATTAATTCATTGTTCCCTACAATCGACTTTAAAGcaaaagaattaaaattattaaaaagtattaaaaacgTGTTAAAATCTATCATAGGATTGTACTTTTTGAGGAGAAAATTAGAAACAGCTAGCTTTTTTGGTCTATTAGGTGTATGCTGTAATATGGCattgaaaagctttttttttttcgtgcacTAGTTTTTTAGCTCTGTAGAATAAGATTTTCTAAGCTCTTCCAGTTAAAGCTCTTCCAGTTAAAGCTAGTCCAGTTAAAGATCTTCCAGTTAAAACTAGTCCAGTTAAAGATCTCCAGTTAAAGATCTCCAGTTAAAGCTAGTCCAGTTAAAGATCTTCCAGTTAAAACTAGTCCAGTTAAAGATCTTCCAGTTAAAGCAGTTAAAGATCTTCCAGTTAAAGCTAGTCCAGTTAAAGATCTTCCAGTTAAAGATCTTCCAGTTAAAGCTAGTTCAGTTAAAGATCTTCCAGTTAAAGATCTTCCAGTTAAAGATCTTCCAGTTAAGGCTAGTCCAGTTAAAGATCTTCCAGTTAAAGATCTTCCAGTTAAGGCTAGTCCAGTTAAAGATCTTCCAGTTAAAGATCTTCCAGTTAAGGCTAGTCCAGTTAAAGATCTGGAACAGTTAAAGATCTTCCAGTTAAAGCTCTTCCAGTTAAAGATCTTCCAGTTAAAGCTAGTCCAGTTAAAGCTAGTCCAGTTAAAGATCTTCCAGTTAAAGCTGGTCCAGTTAAAGATCTTCCAGTTAAAGATCTTCCAGTTAAAGCTAGTCCAGTTAAAGCTCATTTAGTTTTTCTCCATTTTAGTTGGTAACTTTGAAACTTAATCTCGGCTTTGACATTGTTGAGTTTATCGCGAAAATCTTCAATGTCTTCgatatttgaatttaaacattatACTATTCTAGAAACAAATCAACTATCGTAaggtatttatatttaattttctaggccagtgatgcccaaaatatggcccgcgggccatatccgacCACGACCTGGTGTTATTCGGCCCGCCCGAATATTAGAAAGCAATGTAGAAaaccacacacatacactaaaGGTTGAAACTATATGTTTCACTATGTTAGgactctcactctttcttccGTAGATTTTATACTTTGCTATTCTAATACccattttatttgttgtttgcgtaagaaaaataaatttatgttttcatttttaggCGACATGAATCTTCTGTTACTTTTAATTCTTTGATATGTGCGttgctgtcttgagctagccttGCACGTGGCGTCTTGTGTGTATAACTCAGGGCATCATTTTTGCATTCTTTCGCATCGTCTTTTGGTATCAACGCAAGTGGTGCTGTACCGTTCACTTTGTGCACAATAAGGAAATGGGGAAAATccgaagaaaacaaaagtaagcTCGGAATgcaaaactttgaaaaaaaagctgaaagtggttggatgtcacagcggaCTGGCAGCAAGAGTTATCAGAACAtttgtaaatttcttttttcttttctttgatatggtccgcgacacgagtgtcacAAATAGAAATGGTCACCAGGCCGATGGAAGTTGAACATCACTGGTCTAAGCTATAATACAAAAGGGTTGCAAAAacagtttttgtggaaacacaacTCAAAATAGGCCGTCGAAGTGGCCCGCTCAGGAAGGTAAAAAGGCCGGTTTGAATATTTTCAGCAAGAATTTCagaaactattattattatagcttttatatagcgctacgttcatgcttatagcgctttggttcaatctcatttgtggaccagttgggggggggggggagagggggtatctaggttttccgtgctgcctttaagcgctcagtaaacacaactctgcccgagtctggtgttgaacctcgagccccctttctaggtagccaagacaagccaagttcaagcgcacttagcctctcgaccacgcttcccaactCTGAACTAGAAGCTATGAACAACTACAACTCTTATCTCCGtggatacaaaaagaagagacataCACTTGTTGAATGTGTTGCCCATACTGTTGTATTGATAGCTCAATTAAGGacatgataccacaggatacagAGATTTATCACTTACCATTactacattgttaatattcatacgTATTAAATGATTGTTTTAAAGATATAGCTCAATGTGAAACTGGCGTAActaatgttattgaatgattatctaattgatttaattgttttgtaaagggccaatctctcgTTCAAGAATTCAATACTTCAAGAAAGAAAATTTCCCTTTCTTTAAATATGAAGGAAAGGTGGCTAAGTGGTAGAGCACATATATCAGAACCGGAGGTTCCCTAAttcgaatcccagtgaagactgggatctttagggtgcatgagtccacccagtaccagacattagttgggtaaaattGAAGGCTGTTAGTCGTCGTGCTGACCTCATGATACCCTAGTTAGCCGTGGGCCACAGTTTGAAAGGGAATATTTACTGTCTGTGTTATTTTGAAAAGACGATGTGCGGAATGGTATATTGCACTTGCGTATTTGTtgctttttaaaactatatccgACTTGTATGCACACTAAATagatttcttcttttctaaaacaaaagtaaacatttttgttcaaaataaaagtAGCCAGTATGACagaaatacttaatttagtaacaattttttttgtttaaaaatatatatatatataaattaaaccatttgcATGAGtatgaaaaaaacattctgaTAGCCTACCTCCCTAACTAGGCATATCCTTGCGTTTTCTACTATTAATAATAGTTTTCTACTGTTAATAATAGGTTTCTACTATTAATAATAGTTTTCTACTGTTAATAATAGGTTTCTACTATTAATAATAGTTTTCTACTATTAATAATAGTTTTCTACTGTTAATAATAGTTTTCTACTGTTAATAATAGTTTTCTACTGTTAATAATAGTTTTCTACTGTTAACAATAGTTTTCTACTATTAATAATAGTTTTCTACTATTAATAATAGTTTTCCATTATTAATAACGAGCAATTGTAAAAAGTgggtatttttatgaaaaaattgcttgaataggtaattttaaaaaattaaacgtttcgctttcagaaatgaaaaaaattcccgttgcatcagaactttgaaaaatatcatgatatcatATTTTAAGATCTTTTCTAGTTCTTGATATCTAAAcaagacggacggacggacaggaaGACCACACGAAACTAATAGCAACTCTTCCCCTTCGGGGAGCCGATAAAAGTATAATTTACATTCAAGTTGAGTTTAACGCTTTGTTCACTAAAACATATTCTTTAAACTGATGTCAAAAAGAAATATGAATGTCATCGCAAGTtcataattaaaacatttttaaagaccATTAAACTcttatatttttaacttttttttttagactttgcTAAAGCATTTATATATTCATTTCCAATACTCTAGACCAGTGACGCCCAAAATTACTcatcctgcgggccattttaatttccaacattcgtgtcgcgggccacatcaacaaaaagataCAGCAAGATACAGAAATGAAATGTAATTAACCTGAAACTATTAGAAAGTAGAAACATGCCTAGCTAGTTCCCGTAGTTTAACACTATTTTAGTCGCTGCACAAATCATGAATGCAGTTTAAATGCTGTTCAGACACACTTTTAAGGAACAATTACTTGTTGGCTTTGTATAATGTTTCGCAAACAAGTAAAGGACTCTCACTTTTCcttgtagattctacattcagagtcccatctcataaacgcacaaatgttaaaggtcatggtacaaACCCATTAGATAAAAAAATTAGAGCATTAACGTAggtaaaaattacatttttcaaccaCTTAATTTTATACACcgacgttttggcgggccggatgaaaccatgtcgcgggccggatctggcccgctggccgtattttgggcatcactgctctagacaATTAGCCGTCTTAAAGAGAGCTGCGTGGCTGTATGACTGGGACTGCCATTGGGGTTAAACCCCGTTTAGGAAGTTTAGGTTTGGATCTAATAATCTTcgaacaatataaaataaagaggTAGGGATcattaaatgtaaacaaaagttTAGTTTGTTCATAAAATCGAAAAGAATAATTCAAGAAAATCCTTATGTTCGGCCAAGTTATAAAATGCTTTACCAACACTCGGTCACCATACATAGTCttgagaaagaatcctggttaagcaaaTGTATAGATCTGCTTGACTTTACAATCTTCCAataataggcctttagatctagatttagaagacgatgcgctaaaattttcctgaacttattaaactcttgaatgaataatGTTTACACGCGTAATGCCCGAAGACATATAGTCcgttcaagataaaaaaaattctaattatgtagccaaatttaaatttcaaaatttagacttctttttatactttaaaaaattataacggtcaaactagaatcTTCCCAGTATGGTCAACgaactagtaattcttttcccaacgatgtagatctacattaactGTCAAATAtataggaaaattgttagagccgttttcgaaatcctAGTCAAGGCTTTTTCCAGATGCTTGCATGAAATTACGATTTGAATAGAAGTTTTGTAGTGATAATGTTGGAGTATTGctgaatgacttttttttttttctaaagagtGTTTGCGGAGCAGGAATCCAAGTCTAaatcacattaactttctggccaCTCTGGCTGGTAGGTACGGCAAAACTGAGTTCAGGGTAGGCAACGTGACCATACCTACAAAAAGTACTCTTGATATATATCCAGTCACAACAGACATCTTCAAATGGGtaagtttggatctagtcattTTATCAAAAGCGCTTTTAATACAATAATACATACCATTATAGTCAGAAAGACCGCACCCTTTTTCTTAATGTAAACTTGCGAAGTATTCGCCATTAAACATTGTGCTACTTCATACACAAACATTTCCATCCAATGTGTACATGACACTATTGGCTACCGCAAAGTACGTTAAACATTAGAGATAAGTCAACTAAGCTTTTGAAGGTGGACAATGTCTCAATACTCTCGCTAGTGTTGAACAGTTGGGACGCCTTGCACTTTATGAGAACCCTTGAGTTGTTTATCGTGTGCGTTCTTGGcattaatgcatttttttttaacgtataAGCCtgttgaaccttttttttttttttggggggggggggcgactaCATGCTATATCTGGTGTGCTATTGagccaaatatttaaatattattatgaaTGAATTTCAAAGCTACATTCTATGCTGAAGTATTTGAAATGTTGCCGTTTTTGTATTAAAGTATTAAGTATGTTGCCACTGAAGTCTTTAATCTTATGAAGCTTATGTAATAGGATTTTCAATAGGCCCGCGATGCTTGTAGATtattactctgtctgtctgtcagggttgattattttaccattttttccccacgtctcatgaaatttcgcacaattattaattgtcaatgacaacaataaaattaaccgaataaaaaaattaaccgataAGTTAATCGATTAgtcataaaatttattttgttttatttagaaaaggAGATATAAACCTTGCAATATTGAgaaacagcgcatggattgagCGGTGCTGTTCTCTTAATATAGGCTtcgtttaatttgtttttttactttgcttttgTAGTTAAGGTTTGTGGTTTGAGACACACGAATAATCAttctaaagatttaaaaaaaaaaatgcagtactgtttttgttttgtcagccCAAAGCAGGAACGTTATTCGCCGAGGAACGCCTTGATAATGTTGTAGTTAGAAGAAGTCTCTACGCCACTGTTGAACAGGACAACGGGAATACAATCTATTTTTATCCTTACAACTTTACAACTGGGTTTACTGATTTGTAAGTTTCTTAGTTCGAAatatgttataattttttctGATGATTTTCTCATAAGTTGACtttttaacataattatttttaaaatatggcaGTCCAAAGTATGATAGTTGAAAATATCGCAGTTCAAAGCAGTATAGTTCAAAGA encodes:
- the LOC106065786 gene encoding uncharacterized protein LOC106065786, coding for MMKTFACIVVLAMCFTCTIQHNRYPECLRSRNPSLNHINFLATLAGRYGKTEFRVGNVTIPTKSTLDIYPVTTDIFKWPKAGTLFAEERLDNVVVRRSLYATVEQDNGNTIYFYPYNFTTGFTDLNTSFDKSQLSCLLPTDLDYTHECDRVVQPSTTLNKAFNFVSWPYCSKDRKNPPVYSAVLTCDTIKVSFTEVSQLSSTPEDQRQYFVLTKTQKVPLPKSYTGNQRYFRCPCN